The proteins below are encoded in one region of Amycolatopsis magusensis:
- a CDS encoding DegV family protein, with protein MTDSTACLPEQLAAQWNIGIAQVQLHVGDRLDDEQRFERADLLAAMRAGQEVSTSPPDPGAFFWAYQDAMSRGATAIVSIHLSGRMSATVEAAREAAQQVRIPVHVLDSGTTGMSLGFAVLSAARAAAAGAHPRRVIDAAEYRFRTSTELLYVDTLEYLKRSGRIGSAQAMLGSALALKPLLTVREGEVAPLSRVPGRRRALNKLVDLATQEARGKPVDVALVRFGDDERVLELAEQLRQRMPQVRETMTLEASTIIGAHVGPGALGITVSPAG; from the coding sequence ATGACCGACTCGACCGCCTGCCTGCCCGAGCAGCTGGCGGCCCAGTGGAACATCGGCATCGCCCAGGTCCAGCTGCACGTCGGAGATCGACTCGACGACGAGCAGCGCTTCGAGCGTGCCGACCTGCTGGCGGCGATGCGCGCGGGTCAGGAAGTCTCCACGTCGCCGCCCGATCCCGGCGCCTTCTTCTGGGCCTACCAGGACGCGATGAGCCGCGGCGCCACCGCGATCGTCAGCATCCACCTCTCCGGGCGCATGTCCGCGACCGTCGAGGCGGCGCGGGAAGCCGCGCAGCAGGTGCGGATCCCCGTGCACGTCCTCGACAGCGGAACCACCGGCATGAGCCTCGGCTTCGCCGTGCTGTCCGCCGCCAGGGCCGCCGCGGCGGGCGCGCACCCGCGCCGGGTCATCGACGCCGCCGAGTACCGCTTCCGCACCAGCACCGAACTGCTGTACGTGGACACCCTCGAATACCTCAAGCGCAGCGGCCGGATCGGCTCCGCGCAGGCGATGCTCGGCAGCGCGCTGGCGCTCAAGCCCCTGCTGACCGTGCGCGAGGGCGAGGTCGCCCCGCTGTCCAGGGTGCCCGGCCGCCGCCGCGCGCTGAACAAGCTGGTCGACCTCGCCACCCAGGAAGCCCGCGGCAAGCCGGTCGACGTGGCGCTGGTCCGCTTCGGCGACGATGAGCGCGTCCTGGAGCTGGCCGAGCAACTGCGGCAGCGCATGCCACAGGTCCGCGAAACCATGACGCTGGAGGCCAGCACGATCATCGGCGCGCACGTCGGCCCCGGCGCGCTGGGCATCACCGTTTCCCCTGCCGGGTGA
- a CDS encoding methyltransferase domain-containing protein encodes MAEIVAALGDARSIIDVGAGTGSYEPPDRTVLAVEPSAEMVRQRPAGASPAVRALAEALPVRDRAADAALAVLTVHHWTDWRGGLAELRRIAPRQVVLAYDTRLHTEFWFVREYVPEIADLELGRPSAPDIAAELGAESVLPLPLPWDFTDGVFPAYWRRPAAYLDPRVRRACSALAQTDPAAVERGVRRLREDLDSGRWHEQHRDLLALDQWDAGFRLIVARE; translated from the coding sequence ATGGCGGAAATCGTCGCCGCGCTCGGTGACGCGCGGTCCATCATCGACGTCGGTGCGGGCACGGGCTCCTACGAGCCTCCCGATCGGACGGTGCTCGCCGTCGAGCCGTCCGCCGAGATGGTCCGGCAGCGACCGGCGGGAGCGAGTCCCGCGGTGCGCGCGCTGGCCGAGGCCCTGCCGGTGCGCGACCGGGCGGCCGACGCGGCGCTGGCCGTGCTCACCGTCCACCACTGGACCGACTGGCGAGGCGGGCTCGCCGAACTGCGGCGGATCGCGCCACGCCAGGTGGTCCTGGCCTACGACACCCGCCTGCACACCGAGTTCTGGTTCGTCCGCGAGTACGTGCCGGAGATCGCCGACCTGGAGCTCGGCCGGCCGTCGGCCCCGGACATCGCCGCCGAACTGGGTGCCGAAAGCGTGCTTCCGCTGCCGTTGCCCTGGGACTTCACCGACGGCGTGTTCCCCGCCTACTGGCGACGACCGGCGGCCTACCTCGATCCCCGCGTCCGCCGCGCCTGCTCCGCGCTCGCGCAGACCGATCCGGCCGCCGTCGAGCGGGGCGTCCGGCGGCTGCGCGAGGACCTCGATTCCGGGCGCTGGCACGAACAGCACCGCGACCTGCTGGCCCTCGACCAGTGGGACGCGGGCTTCCGGCTCATCGTGGCGCGGGAGTGA
- a CDS encoding MFS transporter codes for MTDTLAPGRGVLWTREHRVTTTGILLVITLVAFENMGVATAMPTMVAELDGTALYSWPFAAFMVSSVVATVLSGRLGDARGPKLGLLTGPLLFLAGLVVAGTAVTMPLLLLGRVLQGFGSGLVLVAVSLLIGLVFTDRERPVIYAANAAAWVLPGVIGPSIAGLVTERFGWRWVFLALIPLVGIAVVLLLSVVRRLEPHVPGERERRAGVPSAVVVAIGIAALTWAAQHPSPVALVYGVVGAVALVLSLRRLLPPGTLTLRAGLPTVVAARALLSGAFFGMEAFLPLTLSSVHGYSPAAAGLPLTVTALGWSAASMLQGRYPDWSREFLLRTGFALVAVGVGMFVFVAQPWAPSWLAFACTAIGGAGMGLAMPSVSLLLLRFSPVAERGFTMSASQLGDWVGSALTVGFGGVLLTALGTAERPSAAMAVVGAAMAGVALIGFAATRRWPSQG; via the coding sequence ATGACCGACACCCTGGCCCCCGGCCGCGGCGTGCTCTGGACCAGGGAACACCGCGTCACCACCACCGGCATCCTGCTGGTGATCACGCTCGTCGCGTTCGAGAACATGGGTGTGGCCACCGCCATGCCGACCATGGTGGCCGAACTCGACGGCACCGCGCTGTACTCCTGGCCGTTCGCCGCGTTCATGGTTTCCAGCGTGGTGGCGACCGTGCTGTCCGGCAGGCTCGGCGACGCCCGCGGCCCGAAGCTCGGCCTGCTGACCGGGCCGCTGCTGTTCCTGGCCGGGCTGGTCGTCGCGGGCACGGCGGTGACCATGCCGCTGTTGCTGCTCGGCCGGGTGCTGCAGGGCTTCGGTTCCGGCCTGGTGCTGGTGGCGGTGTCCCTGCTGATCGGGCTCGTCTTCACCGACCGCGAACGGCCGGTGATCTACGCGGCGAACGCGGCGGCCTGGGTGCTGCCCGGGGTGATCGGGCCGTCGATCGCCGGGCTGGTCACCGAGCGGTTCGGCTGGCGGTGGGTGTTCCTGGCGCTGATCCCGCTGGTGGGCATCGCCGTGGTGCTGCTGTTGTCGGTGGTGCGGCGGCTCGAACCCCACGTTCCCGGCGAGCGCGAACGACGGGCGGGGGTGCCGTCGGCGGTGGTCGTCGCGATCGGGATCGCGGCGCTGACCTGGGCCGCGCAGCACCCGTCGCCGGTGGCGCTGGTCTACGGCGTCGTCGGGGCGGTCGCGCTGGTGCTCTCACTGCGCCGCCTGCTGCCGCCCGGCACGCTGACCCTGCGCGCGGGCCTGCCGACCGTGGTCGCGGCGCGGGCGCTGCTGTCCGGGGCGTTCTTCGGCATGGAGGCGTTCCTGCCGCTGACCCTGAGCAGCGTGCACGGCTACAGCCCGGCGGCCGCCGGGCTGCCGCTGACGGTCACCGCGCTCGGCTGGTCGGCTGCCTCGATGCTCCAGGGGCGCTATCCGGACTGGTCGAGGGAGTTCCTGCTGCGGACCGGGTTCGCCCTGGTGGCGGTCGGGGTCGGGATGTTCGTCTTCGTCGCGCAGCCCTGGGCACCGAGCTGGCTCGCCTTCGCCTGCACGGCGATCGGCGGCGCGGGCATGGGGCTGGCGATGCCCTCGGTTTCGCTGCTCCTGCTGCGGTTCTCGCCGGTGGCCGAGCGCGGGTTCACCATGTCGGCCAGCCAGCTGGGGGACTGGGTCGGTTCGGCGCTGACCGTCGGCTTCGGCGGGGTGCTGCTGACCGCGCTGGGGACGGCCGAACGGCCCTCGGCGGCGATGGCGGTGGTCGGGGCGGCGATGGCGGGGGTGGCGCTGATCGGCTTCGCCGCCACCCGGCGGTGGCCGTCACAGGGGTAG
- a CDS encoding cysteine desulfurase family protein yields the protein MTYLDHAATTPMLPSAIEAMTEALSTVGNASSLHSSGRRARRLVEEAREVVAGALGARPSEVIFTGGGTESDNLAVKGIFWARSEADERRRRVLVSAVEHHAVLDTVEWLAEHCGAVVDWLAVDETGRVHPETLRAAVERDPSDIALATVMWANNEVGTVNPIAELTAICAEHGIPLHTDAVQAIGAVPVSFAESGAAALTLTGHKVGGPYGVGALLLGRDTPCTPLLHGGGQERDVRSGTLDVPAIHAFAVAVQATVEAQPEHAKLLGELRDELVAAVLREVPDARLNGHPEHRIPGNAHFTFPGCAGDSLLMLLDAKGIECSTGSACTAGVAQASHVLLAMGAEAASARGSLRFSLGHNSTREDVAALAAAIGGVVARARQAGLSGMRKTKTKAEV from the coding sequence ATGACCTATCTCGACCACGCGGCGACCACCCCGATGTTGCCGTCCGCCATCGAGGCGATGACCGAGGCATTGTCCACCGTGGGCAACGCCTCCTCGCTGCACTCTTCGGGACGGCGGGCGCGGCGGCTGGTCGAGGAGGCCAGGGAGGTCGTGGCGGGGGCGCTGGGCGCCCGGCCGTCCGAGGTGATCTTCACCGGCGGCGGCACGGAGAGCGACAACCTGGCGGTCAAGGGCATCTTCTGGGCGCGCAGCGAGGCCGACGAACGTCGCCGCCGCGTCCTGGTCAGCGCGGTCGAGCACCACGCCGTGCTGGACACGGTCGAGTGGCTCGCCGAGCACTGCGGAGCCGTCGTCGACTGGCTGGCCGTGGACGAGACCGGCCGGGTCCACCCGGAGACGCTGCGTGCGGCCGTCGAGCGTGACCCGTCCGACATCGCGCTGGCGACGGTCATGTGGGCGAACAACGAGGTCGGCACGGTCAACCCGATCGCCGAGCTGACCGCCATCTGCGCCGAGCACGGCATCCCGCTGCACACCGACGCGGTGCAGGCGATCGGCGCGGTGCCGGTCTCCTTCGCCGAGAGCGGCGCGGCCGCGCTGACGCTCACCGGGCACAAGGTCGGCGGACCGTACGGCGTCGGCGCGCTGCTGCTCGGCCGCGACACGCCGTGCACGCCGTTGCTGCACGGTGGCGGTCAGGAACGCGATGTGCGCTCCGGCACGCTCGACGTGCCTGCGATCCACGCGTTCGCGGTCGCCGTGCAGGCCACCGTCGAGGCGCAGCCCGAGCACGCGAAGCTGCTGGGTGAGCTGCGGGACGAACTGGTCGCCGCGGTGCTGCGGGAGGTGCCGGACGCCCGGCTCAACGGGCACCCCGAGCACCGGATCCCCGGCAACGCGCACTTCACCTTCCCCGGCTGCGCCGGCGACAGCCTGCTGATGCTGCTCGACGCCAAGGGCATCGAATGCTCCACCGGCTCGGCTTGCACGGCCGGGGTCGCGCAGGCGAGCCACGTGCTGCTGGCGATGGGCGCCGAAGCCGCGTCGGCGCGGGGGTCGCTGCGGTTCTCACTGGGGCACAACTCGACCCGCGAGGACGTGGCCGCGCTGGCCGCGGCGATCGGCGGGGTGGTCGCGAGGGCGCGGCAGGCAGGACTTTCCGGGATGCGCAAGACGAAGACGAAGGCGGAGGTGTGA
- a CDS encoding GNAT family N-acetyltransferase codes for MTRSQLLVSTDQAGAELPAGAPRYSLLVANDNEEVRAAQRLRHRVFAEEMGATLHSPEPGYDIDEFDRFCDHLVVRDDNSGEIVGTYRMLPPERAADAGRLYSDTEFDLTAFADLRGSLVETGRSCVHPDHRSGAVVSLVWAGIARYMLLSGHRYLAGCASVPLTGHGSYAAGVWDLLRTKHYAPDELRVRPLNPWHSDDVARPSRSVLPPLIKGYVRLGAKVCGPPALDEDFGVADFLVLLDLQNVDERYLKFFLGAGG; via the coding sequence ATGACTCGATCACAGCTGCTCGTCAGCACTGATCAGGCCGGTGCCGAGCTCCCCGCGGGCGCACCCCGCTACTCCCTCCTCGTCGCCAACGACAACGAAGAGGTGCGCGCCGCGCAGCGCCTGCGCCACCGCGTGTTCGCCGAGGAAATGGGCGCCACCCTCCACTCGCCGGAACCCGGTTACGACATCGACGAGTTCGACCGGTTCTGCGACCACCTCGTGGTCCGCGACGACAACAGCGGCGAGATCGTCGGCACCTACCGCATGCTCCCGCCCGAGCGCGCCGCGGACGCGGGCCGCCTCTACTCCGACACGGAGTTCGACCTGACCGCGTTCGCCGACCTGCGTGGCTCGCTGGTCGAAACCGGCCGCTCCTGCGTGCACCCCGATCACCGCAGCGGTGCCGTGGTCAGCCTGGTCTGGGCGGGTATCGCCCGCTACATGCTGCTGTCCGGGCACCGCTACCTCGCCGGCTGCGCGTCCGTGCCGCTGACCGGCCACGGCAGCTACGCCGCCGGTGTCTGGGACCTGTTGCGCACCAAGCACTACGCGCCGGACGAGCTGCGCGTGCGGCCGCTGAACCCATGGCATAGCGACGATGTCGCGCGCCCCAGCCGTTCGGTGCTGCCGCCGCTGATCAAGGGGTACGTCCGGCTGGGCGCCAAGGTGTGCGGCCCGCCCGCGCTGGACGAGGATTTCGGCGTCGCCGACTTCCTGGTGCTGCTGGACCTGCAGAACGTCGACGAGCGCTACCTCAAGTTCTTCCTGGGAGCGGGGGGATGA
- a CDS encoding electron transfer flavoprotein subunit beta/FixA family protein encodes MTNIVVLVKQVPDTYSERKLSESDHTLDRESADAVLDEINERAVEEALKIKEAGEGEVTVLAVGPDRATDAIRKALSMGADKAIHVSDPALHGSDLLATAKVIAAAVRKVGNVDLVIAGNEASDGRGGAVPAIVAELLGLPQLTHARQLTVEGTSVKVDRETADEGLTHLEASLPALVSVTEKINEPRYPSFKGIMAAKKKPVETLTVADLGVDAGEVGLGNAWSAVVEAAPKPPRSAGERVEDDGDGGTKAAEYLVGQKII; translated from the coding sequence ATGACGAACATCGTTGTCCTGGTCAAGCAGGTGCCCGACACCTATTCCGAGCGCAAGCTCAGCGAGTCCGACCACACCCTTGACCGCGAGTCCGCCGACGCGGTGCTCGACGAGATCAACGAGCGTGCGGTCGAGGAAGCGCTGAAGATCAAGGAAGCCGGCGAGGGCGAGGTGACCGTGCTCGCGGTCGGCCCGGACCGTGCCACCGACGCGATCCGCAAGGCCCTGTCGATGGGTGCCGACAAGGCCATTCACGTCTCCGACCCGGCGCTGCACGGGTCCGACCTGCTCGCCACCGCCAAGGTGATCGCCGCCGCGGTCCGCAAGGTGGGCAACGTCGACCTGGTCATCGCCGGCAACGAGGCCTCCGACGGCCGCGGTGGTGCGGTACCGGCGATCGTGGCCGAGCTGCTCGGCCTGCCGCAGCTCACCCACGCCCGGCAGCTGACCGTCGAAGGCACCTCGGTGAAGGTCGACCGCGAGACCGCGGACGAAGGCCTGACCCACCTCGAGGCGAGCCTCCCGGCGCTGGTCAGCGTCACCGAGAAGATCAACGAGCCGCGGTACCCGTCGTTCAAGGGGATCATGGCCGCGAAGAAGAAGCCGGTGGAGACGCTCACCGTCGCCGACCTCGGGGTCGACGCGGGCGAGGTCGGCCTCGGCAACGCCTGGTCCGCGGTGGTCGAAGCCGCGCCGAAGCCCCCGCGCAGCGCGGGTGAGCGCGTCGAGGACGACGGCGACGGCGGCACCAAGGCCGCCGAGTACCTGGTCGGCCAGAAGATCATCTGA
- a CDS encoding lysophospholipid acyltransferase family protein yields the protein MSPRHPWMPPSPCGDHCLTTGEPTVHFVRRVLRFAAASLMVLTALAAVPGLLVLRGRARDRLVRLVFGGVLRSFGVRLVVHGGAELAAAPARGALVVTNHISWLDIVAVNAVRPMRALAKREIASWPVLGLLVAKAGTIFLDRERLSTLPSTMDQLAGALRGGSLVNVTPEATTWCGRASGRFTTAAFQAAIDGGVPVRPIALRYRLADGRETTWPAFIGPESLIDSLRRVARLRGLVLEVFVCPEIAPGRAVDRRELAGLAEAAVSAALGTVQIPAQRRRKVTVQVDAVAPRPTRVTPAPR from the coding sequence ATGAGCCCCCGGCACCCGTGGATGCCGCCTTCGCCGTGCGGTGACCACTGCCTGACCACCGGCGAGCCGACCGTCCACTTCGTCCGCCGCGTGCTGCGTTTCGCCGCGGCGTCCCTGATGGTGCTGACCGCGCTGGCGGCCGTCCCCGGACTGCTGGTGTTGCGCGGCCGGGCCCGGGATCGCCTGGTACGCCTGGTGTTCGGCGGTGTGCTCCGCTCGTTCGGCGTCCGGCTGGTGGTGCACGGCGGCGCCGAGCTGGCCGCCGCTCCGGCCCGTGGCGCGCTCGTGGTGACCAACCACATCTCGTGGCTGGACATCGTCGCGGTCAACGCCGTGCGGCCGATGCGCGCGCTGGCCAAGCGGGAGATCGCGAGCTGGCCGGTGCTCGGCCTGCTGGTGGCCAAGGCGGGCACCATCTTCCTCGACCGCGAACGCCTGTCCACCCTGCCGTCCACAATGGACCAATTGGCTGGTGCGCTGCGCGGCGGCTCGCTGGTCAACGTCACCCCGGAAGCGACCACCTGGTGTGGCCGCGCCTCCGGCCGGTTCACCACGGCGGCCTTCCAGGCGGCGATCGACGGCGGGGTGCCGGTCCGCCCGATCGCCCTGCGCTACCGCCTCGCCGACGGCCGCGAAACCACCTGGCCCGCGTTCATCGGCCCGGAATCCCTGATCGACTCGCTGCGCCGCGTGGCCCGGTTGCGCGGGCTGGTGCTGGAAGTCTTCGTGTGCCCCGAAATCGCGCCGGGCCGGGCGGTGGACCGCCGGGAACTGGCCGGGCTCGCCGAAGCCGCGGTGTCGGCCGCGCTCGGCACGGTCCAGATTCCCGCGCAGCGCCGTCGCAAGGTGACGGTGCAGGTGGACGCGGTGGCGCCGCGGCCGACGAGGGTCACTCCCGCGCCACGATGA
- a CDS encoding electron transfer flavoprotein subunit alpha/FixB family protein, translated as MSEVLVLVDHVDGEVKKSTLELLTAARALGEPSAVVVGEPGSASKVKDSLAAYGAAKVYVAESADAAGYLVTPKVDALALLAEKASPAAVIVAATAEGKEVSGRLAARLDSGLLYDVVGVNSDGTVEQSVFGGAYSVKAKSAKGTPIISVRPGAVEAEKADGAAAEETVELPAVDAAKSAKITGVEPIVGGDRPELTEASIVVSGGRGVGSADKFDVVEKLADSLGAAVGASRAAVDSGYYPAQFQVGQTGKTVSPQLYIALGISGAIQHRAGMQTSKTIIAVNKDPEAPIFEIADFGVVGDLFAVAPQLTEAVTKRKS; from the coding sequence ATGTCTGAAGTTCTGGTCCTCGTCGACCACGTCGACGGTGAGGTCAAGAAGTCCACGCTGGAGCTGCTGACCGCGGCTCGCGCGCTCGGTGAGCCGTCGGCCGTGGTGGTCGGCGAGCCGGGTTCGGCGAGCAAGGTCAAGGACAGCCTGGCCGCCTACGGTGCCGCGAAGGTGTACGTGGCGGAGTCCGCCGACGCCGCCGGTTACCTGGTCACACCGAAGGTCGACGCGCTCGCGCTGCTGGCCGAGAAGGCTTCGCCTGCCGCCGTGATCGTGGCCGCCACCGCCGAGGGCAAGGAGGTGTCCGGCAGGCTCGCCGCGCGGCTGGACTCCGGCCTGCTCTACGACGTGGTCGGGGTCAACTCCGACGGCACGGTCGAGCAGTCGGTCTTCGGTGGCGCGTACTCGGTGAAGGCCAAGTCCGCCAAGGGCACGCCGATCATCTCGGTCCGCCCGGGCGCGGTCGAGGCCGAGAAGGCCGACGGCGCCGCCGCGGAGGAGACCGTCGAACTGCCCGCGGTGGACGCGGCCAAGTCGGCCAAGATCACCGGTGTGGAGCCGATCGTCGGTGGCGACCGCCCCGAACTGACCGAGGCCTCGATCGTGGTCTCCGGTGGCCGCGGGGTCGGTTCGGCCGACAAGTTCGACGTGGTGGAGAAGCTGGCCGACTCGCTCGGCGCGGCCGTCGGCGCCTCACGTGCCGCGGTCGACTCCGGCTACTACCCGGCGCAGTTCCAGGTCGGCCAGACCGGTAAGACGGTCTCGCCGCAGCTGTACATCGCGCTGGGCATCTCCGGCGCGATCCAGCACCGGGCCGGGATGCAGACCTCGAAGACGATCATCGCGGTCAACAAGGACCCCGAGGCCCCGATCTTCGAGATCGCCGACTTCGGCGTGGTGGGCGACCTGTTCGCCGTCGCCCCGCAGCTGACCGAAGCCGTCACCAAGCGCAAGAGCTGA
- the mnmA gene encoding tRNA 2-thiouridine(34) synthase MnmA encodes MRVLAAMSGGVDSAVAAARAVAAGHEVVGVHLALSAKPGTLRTGSRGCCTIEDSRDARRAADILGIPFYVWDFAERFTEEVVETFVGEYAAGRTPNPCVTCNEKIKFEALLDKAMALGFDAVATGHYARLSIVDGVPELRRAVDSGKDQSYVLASLTPEQLRHSMFPLGDSWKTEVRAEAERRDLAVANKPDSHDICFIPDGDTKSFLEKRLGARPGDLVDAETGAVLGRHTGVHGFTVGQRKGLGIEAPAPDGRPRYVLSLEPVSGTVKVGPQRDLGVHRISADRPIWPAGPLEGPTECVVQVRAHGGLASAVAEVAGDEVTIQLREPLRGVAPGQVVVLYRPDAELGDLVLGSAKIAGTGV; translated from the coding sequence ATGCGCGTATTGGCCGCGATGAGCGGTGGCGTGGATTCGGCGGTCGCCGCCGCCCGTGCGGTGGCGGCGGGGCACGAGGTGGTCGGCGTGCACCTGGCGCTGTCGGCGAAGCCGGGCACGCTGCGCACCGGTTCGCGGGGCTGCTGCACGATCGAGGACTCGCGCGACGCCCGGCGGGCCGCGGACATCCTCGGCATCCCTTTCTACGTGTGGGATTTCGCCGAGCGGTTCACCGAGGAAGTGGTGGAGACCTTCGTCGGCGAGTACGCCGCCGGACGCACGCCGAACCCCTGCGTCACCTGCAACGAGAAGATCAAGTTCGAGGCGCTGCTGGACAAGGCGATGGCACTCGGCTTCGACGCGGTGGCCACCGGCCACTACGCCCGGTTGTCCATTGTGGATGGTGTGCCGGAGCTGCGCCGGGCGGTGGATTCGGGCAAGGACCAGTCCTACGTGCTCGCTTCGCTGACGCCGGAGCAGCTGCGCCACTCGATGTTCCCGCTGGGGGACTCGTGGAAGACCGAAGTGCGGGCCGAGGCGGAGCGCCGCGATCTGGCGGTGGCGAACAAGCCGGACAGCCACGACATCTGTTTCATCCCGGACGGCGACACCAAGAGCTTCCTGGAAAAGCGCCTCGGCGCGCGCCCGGGTGACCTGGTCGACGCCGAGACCGGTGCCGTGCTCGGACGGCACACCGGGGTCCACGGATTCACCGTCGGACAGCGGAAGGGCCTGGGCATCGAAGCCCCGGCGCCGGACGGGCGGCCGCGGTACGTGCTGTCACTGGAACCCGTCTCGGGCACGGTGAAGGTCGGGCCGCAGCGAGACCTCGGCGTACACCGCATTTCGGCGGACCGGCCCATCTGGCCGGCAGGACCGCTGGAGGGGCCGACCGAATGCGTGGTGCAGGTGCGCGCGCACGGCGGGCTGGCTTCGGCGGTGGCTGAGGTTGCGGGGGACGAGGTGACCATCCAGCTGCGGGAGCCTTTGCGGGGAGTGGCTCCGGGGCAGGTTGTGGTGCTTTACCGGCCTGATGCGGAGTTGGGGGATCTGGTTTTGGGGAGTGCGAAGATTGCTGGTACGGGGGTGTAG
- a CDS encoding class I SAM-dependent methyltransferase yields MTTPAEALHLTGERTVPDVPEENYWFRRHEAAYAALLPYCAGATVLEAGCGEGYGAGLIATSAPRVLALDYDEPTTAHVARRYPALDVIRGNLACLPLRSSTVDVVANFQVIEHLWDQGGFLAECLRVLKPGGRLLVTTPNRLTFTPDSDVPLNPYHTRELSAAELDELLRSAGFGVELLHGLHHGAAVRALDERYGGSIIQAQLDVVMGSLPGQATWPADLLADVDSIRTGDFVVHGKDVDASLDLVAVAVRP; encoded by the coding sequence GTGACCACCCCCGCCGAGGCCCTGCACCTCACCGGAGAACGCACCGTGCCGGACGTGCCGGAGGAGAACTACTGGTTCCGGCGCCACGAGGCCGCCTACGCCGCCCTGCTGCCCTACTGCGCGGGCGCGACGGTGCTGGAGGCCGGGTGTGGCGAAGGTTACGGGGCCGGGCTGATCGCCACCTCCGCGCCGCGGGTGCTGGCGCTGGACTACGACGAGCCGACCACCGCGCACGTGGCCCGGCGCTACCCGGCGCTGGACGTGATCCGCGGCAACCTCGCCTGCCTGCCGCTGCGCTCGTCCACTGTGGACGTGGTGGCGAACTTCCAGGTGATCGAGCACCTCTGGGACCAGGGCGGGTTCCTGGCCGAATGCCTGCGGGTGCTCAAACCGGGCGGACGGCTGCTGGTCACCACGCCGAACCGGCTCACCTTCACCCCGGACAGCGACGTACCGCTGAACCCGTACCACACCAGGGAACTCTCGGCCGCCGAGCTGGACGAACTGCTTCGCTCGGCCGGGTTCGGGGTCGAGCTGCTGCACGGGTTGCACCACGGCGCGGCCGTTCGGGCGCTAGACGAGCGGTATGGCGGCTCGATCATCCAAGCCCAGCTGGACGTGGTCATGGGGTCGTTGCCGGGGCAGGCGACCTGGCCCGCCGACCTGCTCGCCGACGTCGACTCGATCCGCACCGGGGATTTCGTGGTGCACGGCAAGGACGTCGACGCGAGCCTGGACCTGGTGGCCGTGGCGGTGCGTCCGTGA